From Clostridiales bacterium, one genomic window encodes:
- the pflA gene encoding pyruvate formate lyase-activating protein produces MDELVGKVHSFETFGAADGPGIRFIVFLQGCHLRCKFCQNRDTVPLKGGTEYTVSEVIEKALKCKPYMLASGEGGITVSGGEPLLQPEFVKELFIKAHENGMTTCLDTSGCLRLTDTIKEVLEHTDTVLLDIKHIRDDKCKALIGYSNKNELEFARYLSDNGIDIWIRQVLVPGYTDSKEDLIKTREFIETLKTVKRVEVLPYHDMGKHKWYDMGITYPLEGVKPPSDEQILEARKILEKGEY; encoded by the coding sequence ATCGATGAATTGGTAGGTAAGGTACATTCATTTGAGACTTTTGGTGCAGCAGATGGACCAGGTATAAGGTTTATTGTGTTTTTGCAAGGGTGTCACTTAAGGTGCAAGTTCTGTCAGAATAGAGATACAGTACCACTAAAAGGTGGCACCGAATACACGGTATCGGAAGTGATAGAAAAGGCGCTAAAGTGTAAACCTTATATGCTTGCATCGGGCGAAGGAGGAATAACAGTATCAGGTGGTGAACCTTTATTGCAGCCGGAATTTGTGAAAGAGTTGTTTATTAAAGCACACGAAAACGGCATGACAACATGTTTGGATACATCGGGATGCTTAAGGCTTACAGATACAATAAAAGAGGTGCTAGAGCATACAGACACAGTGTTATTAGACATAAAACATATAAGAGATGATAAATGTAAAGCATTAATAGGTTATTCTAACAAGAATGAGTTGGAGTTTGCAAGGTATTTATCAGATAATGGGATAGATATATGGATAAGACAGGTGTTAGTGCCAGGGTATACAGATTCTAAAGAGGATTTAATAAAGACAAGAGAATTTATAGAAACTTTAAAGACTGTAAAGAGAGTAGAAGTTTTACCATATCATGATATGGGAAAGCATAAGTGGTATGATATGGGTATTACGTATCCACTTGAGGGAGTAAAACCTCCTTCTGATGAACAAATATTAGAGGCTCGCAAGATATTAGAAAAAGGTGAATATTAA
- a CDS encoding CDP-alcohol phosphatidyltransferase family protein has protein sequence MKNYKKVIPNMLTLINLSLGVVAILLSCQGQRNISINLLINSSLLIMLAAVTDRFDGKAARHFDVVSDFGKELDSLSDLISFGVAPIIVAWKISFMQWGVIGYLLPIIFPVAGAYRLARYNVTPFNNVFQGIPITIAGLFLTIVNLYNAFSLLTKRTVVFNPYFMLALIIFLSYLMISKLSIKKV, from the coding sequence TTGAAGAATTATAAAAAGGTTATACCTAATATGTTAACATTAATTAATCTATCTTTGGGAGTGGTAGCAATACTCTTGTCTTGTCAAGGGCAGCGAAACATTTCAATTAATCTTTTGATTAATTCCTCTCTACTCATAATGCTTGCTGCTGTAACAGACCGATTCGATGGAAAAGCTGCAAGACATTTTGACGTAGTTAGTGATTTTGGAAAAGAATTGGACTCTCTATCTGATTTAATATCATTTGGAGTGGCTCCCATTATTGTCGCTTGGAAAATAAGCTTTATGCAGTGGGGTGTTATTGGGTATCTGCTACCTATAATATTTCCAGTCGCCGGCGCATACAGGCTTGCCAGATACAATGTGACACCATTTAATAATGTATTCCAAGGAATCCCTATAACCATCGCAGGTTTATTCCTTACAATAGTCAATTTATACAATGCATTTTCTTTATTGACAAAAAGAACTGTTGTGTTTAATCCATACTTTATGTTGGCTTTGATAATATTTTTATCTTATCTAATGATTAGTAAATTAAGCATAAAAAAAGTTTAG
- a CDS encoding phosphatidylserine decarboxylase family protein, whose amino-acid sequence MRFRNLLPIASGAYNCVVICVLVSLAFFALKLDILMYFCLTLTVFVIFFFRDPVRRTPPGDNIIVSPADGKILCIEEVFEDTFFHTKATRVVIVLSLFNVHINRSPITGVVRYKKYTHGKFIPVFKDHFCSNNERNSLGIEDANGVKVLVNQITGFLARRIVCSAKKNSNLVLGEKYGMIKFGSCVELFVPTNVTLRVSTGDKVKALSSIIGVIN is encoded by the coding sequence ATGCGATTTAGAAATTTATTACCCATTGCATCAGGGGCGTATAATTGTGTAGTTATTTGTGTACTAGTATCTCTCGCATTTTTTGCATTGAAACTTGATATACTAATGTACTTTTGTCTTACTCTCACAGTATTTGTAATATTTTTCTTTAGAGATCCTGTAAGACGAACACCACCTGGTGATAACATTATTGTATCTCCTGCAGATGGAAAAATATTATGTATAGAGGAAGTGTTCGAAGACACTTTTTTTCATACAAAAGCTACTAGAGTTGTTATTGTGTTATCATTGTTTAATGTTCACATAAACAGAAGTCCCATTACAGGTGTTGTTCGATACAAAAAATACACTCATGGAAAATTTATTCCTGTATTCAAAGATCATTTCTGTAGCAACAATGAACGTAATTCTTTGGGAATAGAAGATGCTAATGGAGTAAAAGTCTTGGTTAATCAAATAACTGGATTTCTTGCAAGACGAATTGTCTGTTCCGCTAAAAAAAATTCCAATTTGGTTTTAGGTGAAAAATATGGTATGATTAAGTTCGGATCGTGCGTTGAATTATTTGTACCAACAAATGTAACTTTAAGAGTATCAACTGGAGACAAGGTAAAAGCGTTGTCTAGTATAATAGGGGTGATAAATTGA
- a CDS encoding YfcE family phosphodiesterase, producing MSALVISDSHGKVDRIIEAIDRNLDAIDRVFFLGDGIEDIKLAQVTYYNIQFDYVLGNNDFDDAVPEEKEVFYEGKKILLIHGHTYEGIYGTKRLIEKCKRNGIDAVFMGHTHRKKEVYVEDILFLNPGSIGRPFDGRASYSVIDIDGVIHNNVMYI from the coding sequence GTGTCAGCATTGGTTATAAGCGATTCTCATGGTAAAGTAGATAGGATAATAGAAGCAATAGATAGAAATTTAGATGCAATTGATCGAGTGTTTTTTTTAGGAGATGGAATAGAAGATATAAAACTTGCTCAGGTTACATATTATAACATACAATTTGATTATGTTTTAGGAAATAATGATTTTGATGATGCAGTTCCAGAAGAAAAAGAGGTTTTTTATGAGGGTAAGAAAATATTGTTAATACATGGACATACGTATGAAGGTATTTATGGTACCAAAAGGCTTATAGAAAAGTGTAAAAGAAATGGAATTGATGCTGTATTTATGGGACATACGCATAGGAAAAAGGAAGTATATGTGGAAGATATTTTATTTTTAAATCCAGGAAGTATAGGAAGGCCATTTGATGGAAGGGCTTCATATAGTGTAATTGATATTGATGGAGTGATACATAACAATGTAATGTACATATGA
- a CDS encoding DUF2508 family protein, whose protein sequence is MNTYIKIKKYINNFLETCDRKFHKRNENEQEKLLDLVQNINSVMYEWKVAKNNFELANTKDSVDYYAYKIKAYEARYQELIKKAKKEGVKAPLICENRVGIYSKK, encoded by the coding sequence ATGAATACTTACATTAAAATTAAAAAGTATATAAATAATTTTTTAGAGACATGTGACAGAAAATTTCATAAAAGAAATGAAAACGAACAGGAAAAATTGTTGGATTTAGTACAAAATATAAATAGTGTAATGTATGAATGGAAAGTGGCAAAAAATAATTTTGAACTAGCTAATACTAAGGATAGTGTGGATTATTATGCGTATAAGATAAAAGCGTATGAGGCAAGATATCAGGAGTTAATAAAAAAAGCAAAAAAAGAAGGCGTGAAAGCCCCTTTGATATGTGAAAACCGAGTTGGTATATATTCAAAAAAATAG